The following are encoded together in the Streptomyces rapamycinicus NRRL 5491 genome:
- a CDS encoding 5-oxoprolinase subunit B family protein → MTATSGKTILRRAGDRGWLIECADRHPAEVATSIRAQLWASGLREVVPAATTVLVVAENAAGMGKLAAGLRTVLDGSGAHRTGPPPGRRIVIPVRYDGPDLPEVAERLGLAPEEVARRHGAGEYRVGFFGFAPGFAYLDGVPESLRLPRLSSPRPRVAAGVVAIAGNQTVVYPGGTPGGWHQIGVTTTRLWDVTAEPPNRLAVGDRIVFEAVTP, encoded by the coding sequence GTGACGGCAACGTCAGGCAAAACGATTCTGCGGAGGGCCGGCGACCGTGGCTGGCTGATCGAGTGCGCGGACCGGCACCCCGCCGAGGTCGCCACCTCGATCCGCGCCCAGCTCTGGGCGTCGGGGCTGCGGGAGGTCGTGCCCGCCGCCACGACCGTGCTGGTGGTGGCGGAGAACGCCGCCGGGATGGGCAAGCTCGCCGCCGGGCTGCGCACCGTGCTCGACGGGTCCGGCGCGCACCGCACCGGACCGCCGCCCGGCAGGCGGATCGTGATCCCGGTCCGCTACGACGGCCCGGACCTGCCCGAGGTCGCCGAACGCCTCGGCCTGGCCCCGGAGGAGGTCGCGCGGCGGCACGGCGCGGGGGAGTACCGGGTCGGCTTCTTCGGCTTCGCGCCCGGCTTCGCGTATCTGGACGGCGTACCGGAGAGCCTGCGGCTGCCCCGGCTGTCCAGCCCGCGGCCGAGAGTGGCCGCCGGGGTGGTGGCCATCGCCGGGAACCAGACGGTGGTCTACCCCGGCGGAACTCCCGGCGGCTGGCACCAGATCGGCGTCACCACCACCCGGCTGTGGGACGTGACGGCCGAACCGCCGAACCGGCTCGCGGTCGGCGACCGGATCGTCTTCGAGGCGGTGACGCCATGA
- a CDS encoding SDR family oxidoreductase — translation MNTVLITGTSSGYGRETALHFHERGWHVIATMRTPRPGVFPESDRFRVVELDVTRPESIAAALEAAGPIDALVNNAGIPSMGVFEGVSMAHVREVFETNTFGVMATTQAVLAQFRERGSGVVVNVTSSVVLGHMPLTAVYKASKLAVEGFTSSLALELAPFGVRAKTVEPGACLTTNFGARLPNDVPLEEQVPAPYAAFAKKSMADFAGQDVFTKESDVAETVWQAVHDTTGRLRFPAGPDAVRLDQAK, via the coding sequence ATGAACACCGTTCTGATCACTGGTACGTCGTCCGGGTACGGACGGGAGACCGCCCTCCACTTCCATGAGCGGGGGTGGCACGTCATCGCCACCATGCGGACGCCACGGCCGGGCGTCTTCCCCGAGTCGGACCGGTTCCGCGTCGTCGAACTCGACGTGACCAGGCCGGAAAGCATCGCCGCGGCACTCGAGGCGGCGGGGCCCATCGACGCCCTGGTCAACAACGCGGGCATCCCGTCGATGGGCGTGTTCGAGGGCGTCTCCATGGCCCACGTACGGGAGGTTTTCGAGACCAACACCTTCGGGGTGATGGCGACGACCCAGGCGGTGCTGGCGCAGTTCCGCGAGCGCGGTTCCGGCGTGGTGGTCAATGTGACCTCCAGCGTGGTGCTGGGGCACATGCCGCTCACGGCCGTGTACAAGGCGAGCAAGCTGGCCGTCGAGGGGTTCACCTCATCCCTCGCGCTCGAACTCGCGCCCTTCGGTGTCCGGGCGAAGACGGTCGAGCCGGGCGCCTGTCTGACGACGAACTTCGGAGCCAGGTTGCCGAATGACGTTCCGCTGGAGGAGCAGGTCCCGGCGCCTTACGCGGCGTTCGCGAAGAAGTCCATGGCCGACTTCGCGGGCCAGGACGTGTTCACCAAGGAGAGCGACGTCGCCGAGACGGTGTGGCAAGCCGTGCACGACACCACCGGCCGGCTGCGCTTCCCGGCCGGTCCCGACGCGGTCCGGCTCGACCAGGCGAAGTGA
- a CDS encoding GntR family transcriptional regulator codes for MSREDRGRRGDAQGADALTDELRRLIVEGVYPPGHRLVQDELADRFGVSRIPLREAMRTLASEGLLRSTPGRGTFVTVLDLEEIDEIYNLRRLIEPSFAEHVTERVSRRDISRFEEMATAMERAAGSGADIWSRTNLAFHLDMYRLSRLPMRYEIISQMYHRLEPYSRFYVHGTSAYGRVHHEHAAMVQALADGDAEELARQITAHIDGGQEGLHTAWENSSGALQAYWAESAR; via the coding sequence ATGAGCCGAGAAGACAGAGGCCGCCGCGGTGATGCCCAAGGCGCCGACGCCCTCACCGACGAGCTGCGCCGGCTGATCGTCGAGGGCGTCTACCCGCCGGGCCACCGACTGGTCCAGGACGAACTCGCCGACCGTTTCGGGGTGAGCCGCATCCCGCTCCGGGAGGCCATGCGCACCCTCGCGAGCGAGGGCCTGCTGCGCTCGACGCCGGGCCGCGGCACGTTCGTCACGGTGCTGGACCTCGAGGAGATCGACGAGATCTACAACCTGCGGCGGCTCATCGAGCCGAGTTTCGCCGAGCATGTCACCGAGCGGGTGTCCCGGCGCGACATCAGCAGGTTCGAGGAGATGGCGACCGCGATGGAGCGGGCCGCGGGGTCCGGCGCCGATATCTGGTCGCGGACGAACCTCGCCTTCCACCTGGACATGTACCGGCTGTCCCGGCTGCCCATGCGCTACGAGATCATCTCGCAGATGTACCACCGGCTGGAGCCGTACTCCCGGTTCTACGTCCATGGCACCTCCGCGTACGGCCGCGTCCACCACGAGCACGCCGCGATGGTCCAGGCGCTGGCCGACGGGGACGCGGAGGAGCTGGCCCGGCAGATCACCGCGCATATCGACGGCGGCCAGGAAGGGCTGCACACGGCCTGGGAGAACAGCAGCGGCGCCCTCCAGGCGTACTGGGCGGAGTCGGCCCGGTGA
- a CDS encoding putative hydro-lyase, whose translation MTAAVRPGPGASRDGLPEDVPATPAALRRRGADGRWTGPTAGLLDGYQQANLVIVPRDLAFDFLLYCTRNPAPCPVLAVTEPGDPVVRLGTTVADLRTDLPRYRIWHDGELAAEPHDITAHWRPDAVGFLLGCSHTFEGPLRAAGVPVRYAPESAAPPVYVTDVATRPAGRLSGPLVVSMRAIPARLVARAVEITARYPAGHGAPVHIGDPAALGIADLTRPDFGPSPVVEDGDVPVFWACGVTPQLALPATRAPYTITHYPGHMFVFDHTVDAGPAPG comes from the coding sequence GTGACGGCCGCCGTGCGGCCCGGCCCCGGCGCCTCCCGAGATGGCCTTCCCGAGGACGTCCCCGCCACCCCGGCGGCGCTGCGGCGCCGGGGGGCGGACGGCCGGTGGACCGGGCCCACGGCCGGTCTGCTGGACGGGTACCAGCAGGCCAACCTCGTGATCGTGCCGCGCGACCTGGCCTTCGACTTCCTGCTGTACTGCACCCGCAACCCCGCGCCCTGCCCCGTCCTCGCCGTCACCGAGCCCGGCGATCCGGTGGTGCGGCTCGGCACGACCGTCGCCGACCTGCGGACGGACCTGCCGCGCTACCGGATCTGGCACGACGGCGAACTCGCCGCCGAACCACACGACATCACCGCCCACTGGCGCCCGGACGCGGTCGGCTTCCTCCTCGGTTGCAGCCACACCTTCGAGGGCCCGCTGCGCGCCGCGGGCGTCCCGGTCCGGTACGCCCCGGAGTCCGCGGCGCCGCCCGTCTACGTCACCGACGTGGCCACCCGCCCCGCCGGGCGGCTGTCCGGACCGCTGGTGGTCAGCATGCGCGCGATACCGGCCCGCCTGGTGGCGCGCGCCGTCGAGATCACCGCCCGCTATCCGGCCGGGCACGGGGCCCCGGTGCACATCGGCGACCCCGCCGCGCTCGGCATCGCCGACCTGACCCGGCCGGACTTCGGACCATCCCCGGTCGTCGAGGACGGCGACGTCCCGGTGTTCTGGGCCTGCGGGGTGACACCCCAACTGGCGCTCCCCGCCACCCGCGCCCCGTACACCATCACCCACTACCCGGGCCATATGTTCGTCTTCGACCACACCGTCGACGCGGGCCCGGCACCGGGGTGA
- a CDS encoding MFS transporter yields MTSVSTASTAPGDTGDAAAVATAARGGPRRAALAAAAGTAIEYYEFGVYSYLAVVIGPHFFPGDDPTAALLATLAVFGSAFLMRPLGGIVLGRLGDRVGRKPVLILTVTGMGGATAAVGLLPTAEAVGVAAPVALLVVRLAQGFFAGGEVTGSATYLAESAPAGRRGFFGAFTPVGVALGGGAAALVAGVTTTALSERQLDAWGWRIPFLLSLPLVVVALIARNRLADSEGFLAAKSERATAKAPLTEVFTRHRGPVLKVTLLAIGSNCGYWVGLIFMNIYLTTDLGYPKGSTFWIMGGISLFVAVLMPVCGALSDRWGRKRLITIGFAGYAVLVVPAMLVMGLGSFPLAVAAMVVLALPMPVVQSVTYPTYAELFPTRVRYTGLSFSFNIGTIVGGGLSPYLSTWLISATGSLLAPGFLLMATVVVALLTLRTVSESSHRELA; encoded by the coding sequence ATGACGAGCGTATCAACGGCCTCAACGGCACCCGGAGACACCGGGGACGCGGCCGCCGTGGCCACCGCGGCGCGCGGCGGCCCGCGCCGGGCGGCGCTGGCGGCGGCCGCCGGCACCGCCATCGAGTACTACGAGTTCGGCGTCTACAGCTATCTGGCCGTGGTCATCGGCCCGCACTTCTTTCCCGGGGACGACCCCACCGCCGCGCTGCTGGCCACGCTCGCGGTGTTCGGCAGCGCGTTCCTGATGCGGCCGCTGGGCGGCATCGTGCTCGGGCGGCTCGGGGACCGCGTGGGGCGCAAGCCCGTACTGATCCTCACCGTGACCGGGATGGGCGGCGCCACCGCGGCCGTCGGGCTGCTGCCCACGGCCGAGGCCGTCGGCGTGGCCGCGCCCGTCGCCCTGCTGGTGGTGCGGCTCGCGCAGGGGTTCTTCGCGGGCGGTGAGGTGACCGGTTCGGCCACGTATCTCGCCGAGTCGGCCCCGGCCGGGCGGCGTGGCTTCTTCGGGGCCTTCACCCCGGTCGGGGTGGCCCTCGGCGGCGGGGCCGCGGCCCTGGTCGCGGGCGTCACCACGACCGCGCTGAGCGAGCGCCAGCTCGACGCCTGGGGATGGCGCATACCGTTCCTGCTCTCGCTGCCCCTGGTCGTCGTCGCCCTGATCGCCCGCAACCGGCTCGCGGACTCCGAGGGCTTCCTCGCGGCGAAGTCGGAGCGGGCCACCGCCAAGGCGCCGCTGACCGAGGTGTTCACCCGCCACCGCGGGCCGGTGCTGAAGGTGACCCTGCTGGCCATCGGCTCCAACTGCGGCTACTGGGTCGGCCTGATCTTCATGAACATCTACCTGACCACCGACCTCGGCTACCCCAAGGGCTCCACCTTCTGGATCATGGGCGGGATCAGCCTGTTCGTGGCCGTCCTGATGCCGGTGTGCGGGGCGCTGTCGGACCGGTGGGGACGCAAGCGGCTCATCACCATCGGCTTCGCCGGGTACGCGGTCCTGGTCGTCCCCGCGATGCTGGTCATGGGGTTGGGCAGCTTCCCGCTCGCCGTCGCGGCCATGGTGGTGCTGGCCCTGCCCATGCCGGTCGTCCAGTCCGTCACGTACCCGACGTACGCCGAGCTGTTCCCGACCCGGGTGCGGTACACCGGGCTCTCGTTCAGCTTCAACATCGGCACCATCGTCGGCGGCGGGCTCAGCCCCTATCTGTCCACCTGGCTGATCTCGGCCACCGGCAGTCTGCTCGCCCCGGGCTTCCTGCTGATGGCGACCGTGGTGGTCGCCCTGCTGACGCTGCGCACCGTCTCCGAGTCCAGCCACCGGGAACTGGCGTGA
- a CDS encoding MarR family winged helix-turn-helix transcriptional regulator — MTRAEAADVPDDGAPQTPERLRRLASRLLSQLTTRSDRLINEGLARADARKWHYAALASLEEYGPGSQATLSRRTGIYRSDMVGVLNELAERGLVERAPDPDDRRRNTITISPRGRRRLRRLDKVLAELHDELLAPLSPAERDQFARLLTRLLDHHTRRTP, encoded by the coding sequence ATGACCAGAGCCGAAGCCGCGGACGTCCCCGACGACGGCGCGCCCCAGACGCCCGAACGGCTGCGTCGACTGGCGAGCCGACTGCTGTCGCAGCTGACCACGCGGTCGGACCGGCTGATCAACGAGGGCCTGGCCCGGGCCGACGCCCGCAAGTGGCACTACGCCGCGCTCGCCTCGCTGGAGGAATACGGCCCGGGCAGCCAGGCCACGCTGAGCAGGCGCACCGGCATCTACCGCAGCGACATGGTCGGTGTGCTCAACGAACTGGCCGAGCGTGGCCTCGTCGAGCGGGCGCCGGACCCCGACGACCGGCGCCGTAACACCATCACGATCTCCCCCCGGGGCCGCCGCCGGCTACGCCGCCTCGACAAGGTCCTGGCCGAACTCCACGACGAACTGCTCGCGCCGCTGAGCCCGGCCGAACGCGACCAGTTCGCGCGGTTGCTCACCCGCTTGCTCGACCACCACACCCGGCGGACCCCCTGA
- a CDS encoding biotin-dependent carboxyltransferase family protein, whose product MTVTSAAPGRRTRPRHRPPGPGTGPRPAVLTVVQAGPAASVQDLGRPGMAHLGVPASGPADRRSFRLANRLAGNPEDTPALEATLGGLAITLSTSRHVAVTGAPAPLTVDGVPVDGAPRLWLRAGSVLAIGRPWAGCRAYLAVSGGIEAERVLGSASRDSLTGLGPDQVRAGAEYGLGPVRPVPAIPLELAFSVVPHGGPATVRFRWGPRHELFGAADRHRLTTTPWRVSAQCDRVGARLTGPPLAIGSVDLPSEGTVRGAIQVPPSGEPIVFLADHPVTGGYPVIGVVTDADIDLVGQTLPGDELRLAPVH is encoded by the coding sequence ATGACGGTCACCTCCGCCGCCCCGGGCCGCCGGACCCGCCCCCGGCACCGGCCACCGGGCCCCGGCACCGGCCCGCGGCCCGCCGTACTGACGGTCGTCCAGGCGGGCCCGGCGGCCAGCGTGCAGGACCTGGGCCGTCCGGGGATGGCCCATCTGGGCGTGCCCGCCTCCGGTCCGGCCGACCGGCGCAGCTTCCGGCTCGCCAACAGGCTGGCCGGGAACCCGGAGGACACCCCGGCCCTGGAGGCCACCCTCGGCGGCCTCGCGATCACCCTCTCCACCAGCCGCCATGTGGCGGTCACCGGGGCCCCGGCGCCGCTGACGGTCGACGGGGTGCCGGTCGACGGCGCGCCGCGGCTCTGGCTCCGTGCCGGATCGGTGCTCGCCATCGGCCGCCCCTGGGCGGGCTGCCGCGCCTACCTCGCCGTCTCCGGCGGGATCGAGGCGGAGCGGGTGCTGGGGTCGGCCTCGCGCGACTCCCTCACCGGGCTCGGCCCCGACCAGGTGCGCGCCGGGGCGGAGTACGGACTGGGGCCGGTGCGCCCGGTCCCGGCGATCCCGCTGGAGCTGGCGTTCAGCGTCGTCCCGCACGGCGGCCCGGCCACCGTCCGGTTCCGCTGGGGCCCGCGGCACGAGCTGTTCGGCGCCGCGGACCGGCACCGGCTCACCACCACGCCCTGGCGGGTCTCCGCCCAGTGCGACCGGGTGGGCGCGCGGCTGACCGGACCGCCGCTGGCCATCGGCTCGGTCGACCTGCCCAGCGAGGGGACGGTACGCGGCGCCATCCAGGTGCCGCCGTCGGGCGAGCCCATCGTCTTCCTCGCCGACCACCCGGTCACCGGCGGCTACCCCGTCATCGGGGTGGTCACCGACGCCGACATCGATCTCGTCGGCCAGACCCTCCCCGGGGACGAGCTCCGGCTCGCCCCCGTCCACTGA
- a CDS encoding AraC family transcriptional regulator: MSLDELRTLLARHARPDWTTAIDGVLVSKVDRPDPPAPAMSGMVLAVIAQGSKRLALGDRVYAYGPGQYLVASVDLPVTGQFTQADPEQPALGFGLTLEPSAVAELLLRAGPGDTPPVGGGVPSGIAVSEASAALLDAVIRLLRLLDEPRDRAVLAPLVKREILWRVITGEQGATVRQLGLADSGLSHVSRAVRWIREHYAEPFRVEDVARRSGMSVSAFYRNFQAVTAMSPIQFQKQIRLQEARLLLATHPNDVTGVGQRVGYDNPSQFSREYRRQFGAPPSRDAARLRDTVRTPAGVLP; encoded by the coding sequence ATGTCCCTCGACGAGCTCCGCACCCTGCTGGCCCGGCATGCCCGGCCCGACTGGACCACCGCCATCGACGGCGTCCTCGTCTCGAAGGTCGACCGGCCGGATCCGCCGGCGCCCGCCATGTCCGGCATGGTGCTCGCGGTCATCGCCCAGGGCAGCAAACGCCTCGCGCTGGGCGACCGGGTGTACGCGTACGGACCCGGGCAGTATCTGGTGGCATCCGTCGACCTGCCCGTCACCGGGCAGTTCACCCAGGCCGACCCCGAGCAGCCGGCGCTCGGCTTCGGTCTCACGCTGGAGCCGTCCGCCGTCGCCGAACTGCTGTTGCGAGCCGGTCCCGGAGACACACCCCCCGTGGGCGGAGGCGTTCCGTCGGGGATCGCGGTCAGCGAGGCTTCGGCCGCGCTGCTCGACGCGGTGATCCGGCTGCTGCGCCTGCTCGACGAACCCCGCGACCGGGCCGTACTGGCGCCGCTGGTCAAGCGCGAGATCCTGTGGCGCGTGATCACCGGAGAGCAGGGGGCGACGGTTCGGCAGCTCGGCCTGGCCGACAGCGGGCTCAGCCATGTCTCCCGGGCCGTGCGCTGGATCCGGGAGCACTACGCGGAGCCGTTCCGGGTCGAGGACGTGGCGCGCAGGTCCGGCATGAGTGTCTCCGCCTTCTACCGCAACTTCCAGGCGGTGACCGCTATGAGCCCCATCCAGTTCCAGAAGCAGATCCGGCTCCAGGAGGCCCGGCTGCTGCTCGCCACCCATCCGAACGACGTCACCGGGGTCGGCCAGCGGGTCGGCTACGACAACCCGTCGCAGTTCAGCCGGGAGTACCGCCGCCAGTTCGGCGCGCCCCCGAGCCGGGACGCGGCACGTCTGCGGGACACCGTACGCACCCCCGCGGGCGTCCTGCCCTGA
- a CDS encoding dienelactone hydrolase family protein, whose amino-acid sequence MPITTLRIPTPDGQADAIAAFPDGGGRHPGVLLYPDAFGIRPELEERARELAGHGYYVLVPNFLYRHGPAPVIELPGHIGEEIRPAIIGQLMPLIVEHTTERILRDADAYLGFLTARPEVGPGPVGVIGYCIGAALAMRTATAHPGQVAAVAGFHPGFLVTDAPDSPHRRVPDLTADVHIGLAEGDMSPEAIGELNRALDAAGVGHTTEIYPDTVHGFTMSDTDAFSPSALRRHWDRLLPLLDRALAGG is encoded by the coding sequence TTGCCCATCACGACACTGCGGATCCCCACCCCGGACGGTCAGGCCGACGCCATCGCCGCCTTCCCCGACGGGGGCGGGCGGCACCCGGGGGTGCTGCTGTACCCGGACGCCTTCGGCATCCGGCCCGAGCTGGAGGAGCGGGCCCGTGAACTGGCCGGGCACGGGTACTACGTGCTCGTCCCCAACTTCCTCTACCGGCACGGCCCGGCACCGGTGATCGAACTTCCCGGGCACATCGGGGAGGAGATCCGGCCCGCGATCATCGGACAGCTGATGCCCCTGATCGTGGAGCACACCACCGAACGGATCCTGCGCGACGCCGATGCCTACCTCGGGTTCCTCACCGCCCGGCCCGAGGTCGGGCCCGGACCGGTCGGCGTGATCGGCTACTGCATAGGCGCCGCCCTGGCGATGCGCACCGCGACGGCCCACCCCGGCCAGGTGGCCGCCGTCGCCGGATTCCACCCCGGCTTCCTGGTGACCGACGCGCCCGACAGCCCGCACCGCCGCGTCCCCGACCTCACCGCCGACGTCCACATCGGCCTCGCCGAAGGCGACATGTCGCCCGAGGCCATCGGCGAACTCAACCGGGCACTGGACGCCGCGGGTGTCGGCCACACCACCGAGATCTACCCCGACACCGTCCACGGCTTCACCATGTCCGACACCGACGCCTTCAGCCCCTCGGCGCTGCGACGCCACTGGGACCGACTGCTCCCGCTCCTGGACCGCGCCCTGGCGGGCGGCTGA
- a CDS encoding serine hydrolase, which yields MGRHRRISRLPRTTLASRAALAAGALVPTIASVGSAHAATPQAAICTSDQPGLADKLSEDINAALDGSTATTAISLHDRTTNTTCTLDADRTFDSASTVKVTVLATLLWDAQKDDRALTQEEKDRATAMITQSDNDATTALWKQLGTDRINGFLRAAGMTNTVLDSEGHWGLTQITANDEEKLLNLVTHANPVLSEDSRGYILKLTSEVIPSQRWGTPAGAPSDAQVHVKNGWLERATNGWRVHSLGAFTGGDHDYTITVLSQDNATMDDGIANIEGVARAVHRDLNAPAPSARP from the coding sequence ATGGGGCGACACCGCCGAATATCCCGGCTTCCCCGGACCACGCTGGCGTCAAGAGCGGCGCTGGCCGCGGGGGCACTCGTGCCGACGATCGCCTCGGTGGGGTCGGCTCACGCGGCCACCCCGCAGGCGGCGATCTGCACCTCGGACCAGCCGGGGCTCGCCGACAAGCTCTCCGAGGACATCAACGCGGCGCTGGACGGCTCCACCGCCACGACGGCGATCAGCCTCCACGACCGCACCACGAACACCACCTGCACTCTCGACGCGGACCGGACGTTCGACTCCGCGAGCACGGTCAAGGTGACCGTGCTCGCCACGCTGCTGTGGGACGCGCAGAAGGACGACCGCGCCCTGACACAGGAGGAGAAGGACCGCGCCACCGCCATGATCACGCAGTCCGACAACGATGCCACCACCGCACTGTGGAAGCAGCTCGGCACGGACAGGATCAACGGATTCCTGCGGGCCGCCGGGATGACCAACACCGTCCTCGACAGCGAGGGGCACTGGGGGCTCACCCAGATCACCGCGAACGACGAGGAAAAGCTCCTCAACCTGGTGACCCACGCGAACCCGGTGCTCAGCGAGGACTCCCGCGGCTACATCCTGAAGCTGACGAGCGAGGTCATCCCCTCGCAGCGCTGGGGGACCCCGGCCGGCGCGCCGAGTGACGCACAGGTGCATGTGAAGAACGGCTGGCTGGAGCGGGCCACGAACGGCTGGCGGGTGCACAGCCTCGGCGCCTTCACCGGCGGCGACCACGACTACACGATCACGGTGCTCTCGCAGGACAACGCCACGATGGACGACGGCATCGCCAACATCGAGGGCGTCGCCCGCGCGGTCCACCGAGACCTCAACGCGCCCGCGCCCAGCGCTCGGCCCTAG
- a CDS encoding LamB/YcsF family protein — protein sequence MTALALNTDVGEGFGVWGPADEGELLDQVTAANVACGFHAGDPDILRRTCEASTARGVAIGAQVSYRDLAGFGRRFIDVPPATLVNELLYQMGALEVFARLAGGRVGYVKAHGALYNAAARHTGHAAAIVEAVALYDRALPLLCQPRTAVWERAVAAGVRPLAEGFIDRGYTDEGLLVPRSAPGALITDPAEAAERALRMAESGTVVSVSGGVVRIAPDGGELAALCVHSDTPGAAGLAAAVREALASGGVAVGPPGAAADRVGVRP from the coding sequence GTGACCGCGCTCGCGCTCAACACCGATGTGGGCGAGGGGTTCGGGGTCTGGGGGCCGGCCGACGAGGGCGAGCTGCTCGACCAGGTCACCGCGGCCAACGTGGCCTGCGGTTTCCACGCCGGGGACCCCGACATCCTGCGCCGCACCTGCGAGGCGAGCACCGCCCGGGGCGTGGCGATCGGGGCCCAGGTCTCCTACCGCGACCTGGCCGGTTTCGGCCGCCGCTTCATTGACGTACCGCCGGCCACGCTGGTCAACGAACTCCTTTACCAGATGGGTGCGTTGGAGGTCTTCGCCCGGCTCGCGGGCGGTCGCGTCGGCTATGTGAAGGCCCATGGCGCGCTCTACAACGCGGCGGCCCGGCACACCGGGCACGCGGCCGCGATCGTCGAGGCCGTGGCCCTGTACGACCGCGCGCTGCCGCTGCTGTGCCAGCCGCGCACCGCGGTCTGGGAACGGGCGGTGGCGGCCGGGGTCCGCCCGCTGGCCGAGGGGTTCATCGACCGTGGCTACACCGACGAGGGGCTGCTGGTGCCGCGCTCCGCGCCCGGCGCCCTGATCACCGACCCGGCCGAGGCGGCCGAACGCGCCCTGCGGATGGCGGAGTCGGGGACGGTGGTCTCGGTGAGCGGCGGCGTCGTACGGATCGCCCCGGACGGCGGGGAGCTGGCCGCGCTGTGCGTGCACAGCGACACCCCGGGCGCGGCCGGGCTGGCCGCCGCCGTACGGGAGGCGCTGGCGTCGGGGGGTGTCGCGGTGGGCCCGCCCGGTGCCGCCGCGGACCGGGTCGGGGTGCGGCCGTGA
- a CDS encoding VOC family protein, with protein sequence MTAQPDSLVPFHLAIPVDDIDAAREFYGKVLGFAEGRSDTKWIDWNFGGHQVVTHQVGDGPSGTPRDGVAGTNPVDGHQVPVPHFGLVLPVPEFQQLAERLTAAGTEFVIEPYVRFQGEPGEQWTMFFLDPAGNALEFKAFADLGQLFAV encoded by the coding sequence ATGACCGCTCAGCCCGACTCCCTCGTCCCCTTCCACCTGGCCATCCCGGTGGACGACATCGACGCCGCCCGGGAGTTCTACGGCAAGGTGCTCGGCTTCGCCGAGGGCCGCTCGGACACCAAGTGGATCGACTGGAACTTCGGTGGCCACCAGGTCGTCACCCACCAGGTCGGCGACGGCCCGTCCGGGACGCCGCGCGACGGCGTCGCCGGGACCAACCCGGTCGACGGCCACCAGGTGCCGGTGCCGCACTTCGGCCTGGTGCTGCCGGTGCCGGAGTTCCAGCAGCTGGCCGAGCGGCTCACCGCGGCGGGCACGGAGTTCGTGATCGAGCCGTACGTCCGCTTCCAGGGCGAGCCCGGTGAGCAGTGGACGATGTTCTTCCTCGACCCGGCGGGCAACGCGCTGGAGTTCAAGGCGTTCGCCGACCTCGGGCAGCTCTTCGCCGTCTGA